The stretch of DNA TGTGAATTGGAGCCATTTCTTGTGTAAAAATTCTCTGGGGTAATCGATCGATTAAATGTCTTGGTAAATTGTCGTTTATCGGCATTGGTATACATATAATGCGTACTCAACTCTGTTTTTTCCGACAAGAAAAAATTCATATTCATTCCCCCTGCTATTGCTCGTGTTTCACCACTTCTTCCCCCTCCCCACAAAAGGTTCATCACAGGATCGTTCCAATTTTGCCCTATTGACATTCCAGAATGCCCCGACATAAAATTATCATAGCCCCCTGTCATTCCCTGAAAATCTTTGTAGGTAAAACCTGCTTTATTAACATTGTTGGCTGCCCCAATAACAGAAATTCTCATTTTAGGGTTAAAATAGTTGAGGCTCAGACTACTTTTGTAACGATGAGTTGTAGGATAATAACCATATCCTGCCTCTATATTTCCCATAAAGCCAACTTTTTTATCCTCTTTGAGCGTTAAATTGATGGTTTTATTATCTGCTTTGTCATCCTTGCCTGTCAATGCCTCTTTGTCCGTTTTTTTATCGTAAACCTCTACCTTTTGAATGGCATCTGCGGGTAAGTTTTTTAATGCCGTTTGGACATCTTCACCAAAAAATTCTTTGCCATCCACCAATATTTTCTCAACCTTCTTACCGTTAATTTTTACGGTTCCATCCTCGTCTATTTCAACACCAGGCATTTGTTCCAACAGCCCCTCTACATCATCGTGCGCTTGAACATTAAATGCTGCTGAATTAAATTCTAAGGTATCTCCATTCATGCGAATTGGAATATGTTCTGCTTCGATTTGTGCCGTTTCTAACATATTCGTTGACTCCTTGAGCGTAATCGTTGCTAAATCGTAATCTTTATCCAGTAAAATATCCTTGAGAAAGGGTGTATACCCCACATAACTAATTTGAAGCTGATAGTTTTTATTTCGTTCTGCTGATAATTTGAACTTTCCATTATCGGTAGATAGGCCATAATCGGCAAAAGAAGAATCTGCCAACTGTAATAAAACAACGGTTGCCGCAATGAGCGGGTTTCCTTCTTCATCCGTTAATGTGCCTTTTACATCATAAGTTTTTTGGGCTGATAATTGTTGGTGACTACCAAAGAGAAACACCAACAATAAAATTGTTCGAGAGAGCATCTGTTCGTTATTTTGGGGTTATTATTAATTTCACAAAAACGATAAAATTCACCTAAAATAAGAAGTAAATAAAAACCTTCACATAACTTTATGAATTGCTAAAACACATTTACTCCATATCCATCCTATCAAATTCTGTTAAATTCTCTCTATTAATACCAATTCTGAAGATTAGTTACGCCTCACCATAAAAAATGTAGCCCCAAACAGCCAGACTATTCATTATTTTTCTTAGCAAGCAGATTTTTCTTATAATACCTAAACCAAAGACCATTAACCAATATAGCACTGACTAAGGTAGCCCCAAAAGCCAAATACCATGTAGTACTGTCTAAGGTTCCCTTCATTGCCAATTGCCCAATGCTGAATACATTAAATACGGGTATATATGTTGTTAAAGCTGTCATTTCAGCAATTGGCACTTGCCCCCAAAATGCTATTATATGCAATAAGACAGCGACCCAAAATGTACGAACATAAGCATCTACTGTCGTCTTACTCGATGAAACCACCCAGCCCAATAGACCAATAATAAATAACCAAGTAGGGCACCACAAAAGAAAACTGCTGCCCAATTTATCCCAGACTAATAGTTGTTGTATGCTCAATAGAATGCCTCTTACCATTCCCTCCTGCTCAGAATTCATTCCCAATTGAAAACCAACAAATACTAAAAGCATAGCCAACAATGTCCCAATAAAAATAAGGATTAGGTTTAGACCAAATTTAGGTGGAGCAATGGTTGAGGCTCGCAAGACTAGGTTGCGCACCATCCAAAGAATTAATAGAACAAACAACAAATTCAAAACATTAGATAAAGCTCCTTTTACTTGTTCCATAATTTTACCCAACATCACCAAAGCATTAAATGTATTGCTTTTTTTTACCTTAATTGGATGAACAAGCCTAGCATCCATTCCCATATTTTCTATTGTTTGAGCAACAATATTTTTCTCATAGGATTCTAATATATCCAAAGCATCTTCTACTGCTACCCTATTTTGCATCGAGTTATAATAGGCGTTAATTGTTCCGTTGTAACTGCTATCCTGATAAAAATCACTTGGAATAACTAAGCCCAAATCTATACTATCGGCTTCCAACATCAACAATAAGTCACCTTCTTCTCCCAAAGCAACGATATTTGTTTTTTGCTGAAATTCCTTCAATAAATTTAACGGCAGATGCTCCTTTCCCATCAGCCCTAACCTTGGTCTACTATTGCCCCCCTCCAACGCTTCGTTGATATGAACAGCAGCCACCGTCATCAAACTAGAAAAAAGTAAATATGGAATCGCAAAGGCCGCTACTAAACGCAATAGAGTCTGCCAATTTATCCAAATTGATCGAATGGAACGAAACATAGTTTTTATTTTTTAATCTGATCCAAATAAGTAGCTAGGTAGCCCAAAGTAGTATTTACAGCTTTAAGAAAACATTAGCGTATCGATGTACATAAATATGCAATACTTTTCATAATTTTGGGTAAAAAATATCATTCTTTATTGAATATTGAGTCAAAACCTATTCATTAAACTTCAGATATTCTAGTATCAAATATCATACATTGTATGTTGTTTACTAAATGAATTCCAATTGTATTAACTTAGCAAGCAATATACCTAGAACAATAAAGCATACCCAACTTACAGATGTTAAAAAAATATTATAGTACCGTTGAACAGGCTATTCATAAAATAGGTTTAGAACCTGCTAAATTTAGAGGAGAGCAAGAAGGAGAATGGACCTTACACCGAGGAGAATATACAATTTGGATTGATGTTTGGAATGACCCTATTGAAAAGGTCGTTTACTTACAGGTAGTCGCCCCAGTAATGGAAATTCCTGAAGAATCACAAGCAGTTTTGTTTAGGGAGTTGCTACAAATCAATTTGCAGCTTTGTGGCGTGGCGTTCTCTGTTCATGGAGAAAAAGTAGTACTAAAAGGTACTAGAGTAGCAGAAGGGCTAGATGTTGAAGAAGCGTATGCAATGATTATGTTAATCAGTAAATACGTTAGCAATTTTTCTCCAATGTTATTCAAACGCTATTTTAATAGTGGAGAACCAGGAATTCCTCCAAGATAAATAACCCATTTCTATAGATTCTATTTTTAGTTTTTTATTAAAATGAAAACGTATTATAATTCTCCCATTGGACGTTTTGTCATTACAGGAAGTATGCAAAAAATAACGTCTATTCGTATTGATGATACTGTCCAGAATTTTTCGGGGCAGTTAGCTCCTTATATGATGCAATGCGTTAAAGAATTAGATGCTTATTTTAATGAAGGGCTTGAACAGTTTAGTGTTGAGTTAGATTTATCTCAAGGCACCAAGTTTCAGCAACAAGTATGGAATGAATTGCTTAATATTCCGTATGGTAGAACAAGTACCTATTTAAAAATTGCCGAAAAAGTAAGCTCAAAACGAGCAGTTCGTGCAGTTGGGCGTTGTGTTGGAAACAATCCATTTGCTATTATAGCGCCTTGCCACCGTGTTATTGGAACCGATGGTAGTTTAACGGGTTTTGCGTATGGTTTAGAGGCAAAACGATTATTGCTAGAATTAGAAAAATCTAAATTATACGGCAAACAAAATAAATTGTTTTAATTACTCCCTTATGAAGAAATATCATGAAGTATTATTATATCTTATTTCTATCCCTGCTTTCCTGTAGCCTTATTCAGGCACAATCCGAACATTCTGCGTTATTAAATGGAACGGTTGCTTATCAAAAAGGAGATTTTGAAACGGCTGAAAAAAATTTCCAAAAAGCCTTAGAACAAAACAGCAATTCTTTAAAGGGCAACTTTAATTTAGGGAATTCTTTGTTTAAACGCCAAAAATATGATGAGGCGGCAACTTATTACCAAAATGCAGCAACTCAAACCGAAGATCAACAGCAAAAAGCTCAAGCACTGTACAACTTAGGTAATACTCGTCTGGCTCAAGCACAAAAAAATATGCAACAACAGGGGCAAGGACCTGCTATGCTCAATGAACAGGGACAGAAACAACTTGGCGAAGCTATTGATGCTTACAAAAATGCATTGCGAAGCAATGCCCAAGATTACGATGCTAAAAATAACCTAGCAACTGCTTATAAATTATTGCGTCAACAGCAACAGCAGCAACAACAGCAAAATAAAAATCAGCAGAAAGAACAAGATCAACAAAAGGAGCAAGACCAAAACAAAAATCAAGAGCAAGATCAAAAAAATCAGCAAGACCAGCAGAAAGAACAAGATCAACAAGAAAATGAGTCTGAGAATAAGCCGATTGACAATCAAAGCAAACAAGAGGGGAAAGCCATTGATCTTCAAGAATTAACAAAAGATGAAGTAGATCGATTATTGGAAATCATAGAGCAAGATGACAAAAAGGTGCAAGAAAAGCTAATGAAGCGCAAACGAGCAAAAAATAAAAACCCTGAAAAGGCTTGGTAAACTGGATGCGTTAAAACCTTGTTAATCATCTTTAAATTTTATACTTGCGTCTATTTTTTGTTTAAAATTAATTTTATTTGCTAATAGCTTGTTTAATACCAACCAAGACGTAACATATTTTTTAATACACTTAATACAATAAAACTATGAAAAATCAA from Aureispira anguillae encodes:
- a CDS encoding YbjN domain-containing protein, whose protein sequence is MLKKYYSTVEQAIHKIGLEPAKFRGEQEGEWTLHRGEYTIWIDVWNDPIEKVVYLQVVAPVMEIPEESQAVLFRELLQINLQLCGVAFSVHGEKVVLKGTRVAEGLDVEEAYAMIMLISKYVSNFSPMLFKRYFNSGEPGIPPR
- a CDS encoding methylated-DNA--[protein]-cysteine S-methyltransferase, whose product is MKTYYNSPIGRFVITGSMQKITSIRIDDTVQNFSGQLAPYMMQCVKELDAYFNEGLEQFSVELDLSQGTKFQQQVWNELLNIPYGRTSTYLKIAEKVSSKRAVRAVGRCVGNNPFAIIAPCHRVIGTDGSLTGFAYGLEAKRLLLELEKSKLYGKQNKLF
- a CDS encoding tetratricopeptide repeat protein, translated to MKYYYILFLSLLSCSLIQAQSEHSALLNGTVAYQKGDFETAEKNFQKALEQNSNSLKGNFNLGNSLFKRQKYDEAATYYQNAATQTEDQQQKAQALYNLGNTRLAQAQKNMQQQGQGPAMLNEQGQKQLGEAIDAYKNALRSNAQDYDAKNNLATAYKLLRQQQQQQQQQNKNQQKEQDQQKEQDQNKNQEQDQKNQQDQQKEQDQQENESENKPIDNQSKQEGKAIDLQELTKDEVDRLLEIIEQDDKKVQEKLMKRKRAKNKNPEKAW